A region of the Streptomyces durocortorensis genome:
CGGCACCTCCACCGGCCCGTCCGTGTCGAACGGGAGACCGGTCCACTCCCGCCACTGCGCGAGGGAGCCGCTCACCGTCATCGACACCGGCGCGACCGAGTCCACCAACCCGCCCGCCCGGACATGGACCCGCAGCCACGGGTCCTCGGGCAGCCCGTCCTCGGGCCGGGTGCGCCGGACGTACTCCTCCATCGGCAGTGCGGCCCGCAGATGCTTGCCGCTCGGCCGGACCGGGGCGACGACCTCCCGGAAGCCGAGCCGCTCCGCGTTGGCCCGCACAGCCGCGAGCATGCGCCCCGATATGCCCCGCCCCTGGCGGCCGGTGGCCACCGTGATCTCGATCGCGCCGACGGTGTCGGGGGTCCGCCCGCGCCGCAGGTCCGAGAACGCCCACAGCAGCATCCGGTCCCAGCCGCCGACGGGCAGCTCCCCGCGCCCGGGAGCGTCCAGGGCGAAGGGGACGCTGTAGGCACGGGCGACCACCGCGCCCTCCTGGTCGGTGGCGACCAGAACGTACTGCGGGAACTCGACGGCGATCCGCGGGAAGTTGGCCCAGCCGACGATGTCCTCCAGCACGAACTCCGGCCAGGTGTCCGGCATCCGGTCCAGGGCGGCGGCGAGTTCGGGGCGCTCGGCAAGCGTGGTGATGTTCAGCTCCATGATGCCGACCTTAGAAGGCCGTCACCCGCCCGACCAGCGACTTTCCGTGCCGTCGGCGCCCGGCCGCGAGCACGGCCCGCCCGGCCGACCGGAACCGTGAGGTGCACATGCCGCGTCCCCACCCGTGACTTCGTACCCGCGCGTCACCCGACGAGGAGCAGCACCATGACCCAGCCAGGCAGTACACCGCCCCGCCCCCGGAGAGCTGCCGGGTGCCTGCAGAGCCTGGTGGTACTCGCGGTGATGCTCGGACTGGCATACGGCGCGTCCAAGGTCTTCGGCGACGACTCCTCGAAGTCCTCGTCGTCCTCGTCCTCTTCCGCCTCGGACGGCAAGGGCGGTTCGTGGGAGGTCGGCGACTGCGGAGGTCCGGACCCCGACAACAAGCCGGACGGCTACCGCGCCTTCGACTGCGACGAGTCCGGAGCGACGTTCAAGGCGCTGGAGATCAAGCCCGCGAGCATCATGCCCAACGCCATCCAGTGCCCGGCCGGAACGGACCTGATCATTCAGGTCTCCCGGGTCTTCGGCTCCGGCGACGACAAGAAGGCCGGCGGCATCCCCACCAACACTGTCTGCGGCCGGAACCTGTCCGGGGACCACCCCGGCGACGCGGGTGCCGGTGGCGGCCAGTTGGTGGAGGGCGACTGCGTGACGTCGACCGCCAAGGAGATCGCCTGCGCCTCGGCCGGGTCGGACGCCTTCAAGGTCCTCGCCCTGGTCAAGGAGAAGGAGGAGTGCCCCGCGGCGACGACGGAACCCATGCAGCTGATGATGGCGATGGGCAGGCCGTACGACGTGATCTGCGGCGGAAAGGCCTAGGAGTCATTCCGGCGGGGCCACGGGACCGTGACCCCGCCGGACGAAGGCCGCGCGGACGGCTCAGCCCCCGCACTGGGCGAGCATGGCCTCCTTGT
Encoded here:
- a CDS encoding N-acetyltransferase codes for the protein MELNITTLAERPELAAALDRMPDTWPEFVLEDIVGWANFPRIAVEFPQYVLVATDQEGAVVARAYSVPFALDAPGRGELPVGGWDRMLLWAFSDLRRGRTPDTVGAIEITVATGRQGRGISGRMLAAVRANAERLGFREVVAPVRPSGKHLRAALPMEEYVRRTRPEDGLPEDPWLRVHVRAGGLVDSVAPVSMTVSGSLAQWREWTGLPFDTDGPVEVPGALVPVHCALAHGYAVYTEPNVWVRHRV